A stretch of Brassica rapa cultivar Chiifu-401-42 chromosome A08, CAAS_Brap_v3.01, whole genome shotgun sequence DNA encodes these proteins:
- the LOC103834273 gene encoding cysteine-rich receptor-like protein kinase 11: protein MKKLSFFLILCFVLISFVAASFSEETCPSNGMVFTPNGTYDANRRLILSYLPSNVTAQKGLFYNASIGQEPNRIYATGMCIQGSDPVDCSDCIRTTSDALIQKCPNQTEAYSWPGGPTLCHVRYSNTSFLGSVDLSPRDSITHGSNVTSDLTEFKKIWEDLAVRMVDAASTSRSTPSSSDNHYTANIAALTPFKDVYALMQCTPDISSSDCRTCLRQSAFEYSQPCCNTKQGTRIVRPSCYFRMELYSFSKATFVNFTAASPPPMAMPQPPDGQANMTNNGEDSKRLSTGIVVAITVATVVGVLILLVLGYVLCRRRRNSYQRTQFENDSDISTTHSSQYDFKTIEVATNNFSSSNKLGEGGFGEVYKGTLSTGTEVAVKRLSKMSGQGTREFRNEAVLVSKLQHRNLVRLLGFCLEGKEKILIYEFVPNKSLDYFLFDPEKQSRLDWTQRYKIIGGIARGILYLHQDSQLTIIHRDLKTSNILLDAGMLPKISDFGRSTIFGIEQTQGNTNRIAGTYAYMSPEYAMQGQFSMKSDVYSFGVLVLEIISGKKNSNVYQMDETTTAGNLVNNAWRLWRNGSPLELLDPAIRRNNHSNEVTRCIHIALLCVQDNPEDRPMLSTIILMLTSNTITLPVPNLPSFFPRNRLELEKVSEGFESSRSTVKSAGYSVSDSSITDLEPR, encoded by the exons atgaagaagctGAGTTTCTTTTTGATCCTCTGTTTTGTCCTCATAAGCTTCGTTGCTGCTTCTTTTTCAGAAGAAACATGTCCCAGCAATGGGATGGTTTTCACGCCCAACGGCACCTACGACGCAAACCGCCGTCTCATCCTATCGTATCTTCCTTCAAACGTCACGGCTCAAAAGGGCCTCTTCTACAACGCCTCCATCGGACAAGAACCGAACCGTATCTACGCAACAGGCATGTGCATACAAGGATCAGATCCAGTCGACTGTTCTGACTGTATCAGGACCACCTCTGATGCTTTGATTCAGAAATGTCCAAACCAAACAGAAGCTTATTCATGGCCAGGTGGTCCCACGCTTTGCCATGTTCGCTACTCCAACACTTCTTTCTTAGGATCTGTTGATCTAAGTCCGAGGGATAGCATCACCCACGGCTCAAATGTAACCTCGGATCTAACAGAGTTCAAGAAGATATGGGAAGACTTAGCTGTTCGTATGGTTGATGCAGCATCCACGTCAAGAAGCACACCATCCTCTAGCGATAACCATTACACGGCTAATATCGCAGCCTTGACACCTTTCAAAGATGTCTATGCATTGATGCAATGCACTCCGGATATTTCCTCTAGTGATTGTAGGACTTGTCTACGACAGAGCGCATTTGAGTACTCCCAGCCATGCTGCAATACGAAGCAAGGAACTCGTATTGTTCGGCCAAGCTGCTATTTCCGGATGGAGTTGTATTCGTTCTCCAAGGCTACTTTTGTTAACTTTACGGCAGCTTCTCCTCCTCCGATGGCTATGCCACAGCCTCCAGATGGCCAGGCCAATATGACCAACAATG GAGAAGATAGCAAAAGACTCTCAACTGGAATTGTCGTGGCCATTACCGTTGCAACTGTTGTTGGCGTCTTGATACTGCTTGTTCTTGGTTATGTTCTATGCCGGAGGAGGAGAAACTCATACCAAAGAACTCAGTTTGAAA ATGATAGTGATATCTCAACTACACATTCATCACAATACGACTTTAAGACAATTGAAGTTGCAACAAACAATTTTTCCAGTAGTAATAAGCTCGGTGAAGGTGGGTTTGGCGAGGTTTACAAG GGTACACTATCAACTGGAACGGAAGTGGCTGTGAAGCGACTGTCGAAAATGTCAGGACAAGGGACAAGAGAGTTCAGGAACGAGGCTGTTCTTGTGTCAAAACTTCAACATAGGAATCTAGTTAGGCTTCTTGGATTCTGTTTagaaggaaaagaaaagattCTCATCTATGAGTTTGTCCCAAACAAAAGTCTTGACTATTTTCTATTTG ACCCTGAGAAGCAAAGTCGGCTAGACTGGACTCAACGATACAAGATCATTGGAGGGATTGCTAGAGGAATTCTTTATCTTCATCAAGATTCACAGCTCACAATCATACATCGTGACCTCAAAACGAGTAACATTCTTTTGGATGCCGGTATGCTCccaaaaatttcagattttggacGGTCTACGATCTTTGGAATAGAGCAAACTCAAGGCAATACCAATAGAATTGCTGGAACCTA TGCTTACATGTCTCCTGAGTATGCGATGCAAGGTCAATTCTCCATGAAATCTGACGTTTACAGCTTTGGAGTCTTAGTTCTCGAGATTATAAGCGGAAAGAAAAACAGTAACGTCTACCAGATGGATGAAACTACTACCGCTGGAAACTTGGTCAACAAT GCTTGGAGGCTTTGGAGAAACGGGTCACCACTAGAGCTGTTGGATCCGGCCATTAGAAGGAATAATCACAGTAACGAAGTCACTAGATGCATCCATATTGCGCTTTTATGTGTTCAAGACAATCCAGAAGACCGTCCAATGTTATCAACTATCATCTTGATGCTTACTAGCAACACAATTACTCTACCAGTGCCTAATCTACCGAGTTTTTTCCCACGGAACAGGCTCGAACTTGAGAAGGTATCTGAGGGATTCGAATCAAGTCGATCTACAGTTAAATCTGCTGGTTATTCTGTTAGTGACTCATCCATTACTGATTTAGAGCCTCGTTGA